From a region of the Leptospira kmetyi serovar Malaysia str. Bejo-Iso9 genome:
- a CDS encoding YkvA family protein: MDLIEKVKREFWPKLKSVVSKIPFTEDLIALYYSMMDPETPLRTKLVIAGALAYFISPLDAVPDFIPGAGFLDDAGVIAAVLASVQSAIRQEHREKARKFLENE; this comes from the coding sequence ATGGATTTGATCGAAAAGGTAAAAAGGGAATTTTGGCCGAAATTGAAGTCCGTGGTTTCCAAGATTCCGTTTACGGAAGATCTCATCGCGCTTTATTATTCTATGATGGATCCGGAAACCCCGCTTAGAACCAAACTCGTCATCGCCGGTGCGCTCGCTTATTTCATTTCTCCGTTAGATGCCGTTCCCGATTTTATTCCCGGCGCCGGATTTCTGGATGACGCGGGCGTGATTGCGGCCGTACTGGCAAGTGTTCAGTCCGCGATCCGACAAGAACATAGAGAGAAGGCCAGAAAATTTCTGGAAAACGAATGA